The sequence CGTCCCTGAGCAGGGCGTCGATGGCACCGTGGATAACAAAAAGCTCCTCGTAGCTGACAGACCCCAGGCCGTTGGTCATAACGGCCACCCGGCCCTCGTTGGCGCCTTCAGGCGTCTCCGCCAATAGGCCGTCCACCAGCATCTTGGCCATCTCGACGGCTGTACCAATGGGCTGCTCGGAAAGTCCGGGCTCGCCGTGGATGCCCATGCCCACGCCCATCAGGCCCTTCGGCACTGTAAATAGTGGTTCGTCAGCGCCGGGCAGTGTGCAGCCGGTGAAGGCCACGCCAAACGATCTGGTGCGCGAATTGGCCAGCGTGGCGAACTCGAAGACCTGGTCTAGTGACCAACCTTGTTCGGCCGCCCAACCGGCCGCCTTGAAGACGCACAGGTCGCCGGCAATACCGCGGCGTTTGGCCCAATCAGCTGGTTCAGCTGAGGAAATGTCGTCGGTTACGGTGACCGTTTTGCAGGGCACGCCTTCAGCGTTGAGGCGGGCCTCAGCCTCATCAAAGTTGAGGCAATCCCCGGCATAGTTGCCGTAAGTCAAAAGGACGCCGCCGCCAGCTTCTGCGGCTTTGGCGACATCGTAAACATGCTGGGCCGATGGCGAGGCGAAGACGTTGCCCATGGCCGCGCCATGCGCCAGGCCGGGGCCAACTAGGCCGGCGAAGGCCGGATAGTGGCCCGAGCCGCCCCCAATCACAATCGCCACCTGGCCTTCGGGTGTGGCCGTAGCCCGGGCCACACCGCCCGGCACGCGCACCACCCGGCTGGGATAGGCGGCAACGAAGCCCTCGATCAGCTCATCGTAAAAGTTCTTTGGGTCATTGAAGATAAAAGTCATATCTGACCAATCGTGGTAATTCTGGCGGGATCTAAGCGTCCGGGCTGCGCCCATTGCCACACCAGCATTGGCGGGCAAGCCTTGGCCGGCCGCTTAGGCCAGGAACCTCATGGCACCTGGCCTAAGCGTGGGCGCAACCCCAACGAACTAACTATTGATCCATTGAGAACATGCCGTATTGCTCAATGTTGTCTGGAATGATCAGCACGCAGTCCATAGCCTGCTTTTCGCTGCCAGCGCCGGTCTCGCCAGTCTTCAAGAAGTTGTCGAGCTGCTTGACCAGTTCCTCGGTCTCAGCCACGATCGGCTGGAGGACAGTGCCCAGCAGTTTGCCGGCCTTGATGGCCTCGACTGCATCAGGTGAGCCGTCAAAGCCCATCACGATGATGTCTTTGCCAGGAACCTTGCCCAGCTTCTCGATGGCGGCGATAGCGCCCAGTGCCATTTCGTCGTTACCAGAAATAACGCCCTTGATGTCCGGGTGCGCGGTTAGCAGCACCTCCATCTTGGCGGCGCCTTCCTCACGGACCCAGTTGGCCGTTTCGGTTTGCAGCAAGTTCATTTCCGGATAGTTAGCGAAGACGGACTTGTAGGCATCAGAACGCACCGGGGCGTTGTTGTCGGTCGGGTTGCCGTATAGCTCGACAAAGTCACCTTTGCCTTCCATTTGCTCGGCAAAGTACTGCCCGCCCAGCTCGGCGCCTTGAGCGTTGTTAGCGATGATCTGAGCTTTGGCAATGCCTTCAGCCTCGATCTCAGCGTTGATCAGGAATACTGGCACGCCGGCATCGGTCGCCTTTTGCACAACACCAATTGACTCCTTGGCCCCAGCCGGGTCGAGAACAATAGCGACCGCCTTCTTGGACAGGGCCGCATCAATCAGTTCTGACTGCTTTTGCGGGTCGTTGTTGTGGGCGTCAATCGATGTGGTGTAGCCCAGAGCCTCGAGCTGCTCTTTAGCCGTATTGGCCTCAGCGCTCCAGTAGGGGTTGTCCAGCACCGTGGTGATGATGGCAACATAGCCGCCCGCGGCATTGTTGTCGCCGCCGCCTCCACCCGATGGCTTGTCGTCGTTGCCCGAAGAGCAACCGCCAATCGTAATCAACGCGGCGGCCACAAGGGCGACTAGTAGCTTCTTCTTCATGGTCTTGTTCTCCTTGAAGTTTTGGTTGTGATTCGATATTTGGAGTTTTGTTGGAAGTGTCAGTGCGACTCTTTGTTGTTACGAGGCGTCGGTTGACGGCTCGGCGGTGCGCGGTGGAGGCTCGGCGCTCCCACCAGCGCTAGTTGGCGCCTCTCCGGTTCCAGCGCCACCCCGCCGCTTGAGGCCTTGCTGGAACTGATCGAGTGCCACGGCTGCGATAATGACTAGGCCCTTAATGACCATTTGCCAGAACGTTGAAACGCCCACAATCACCAGGCCGTCAGATAGGAAGCCAATAACGAAGGCCCCGACCAAAGTGCCACGCACCGAACCGCGGCCACCGGAAAGGGCGGCGCCGCCAATGACCACAGCCGCAATGGCGTTCAGCTCATAGAACTGGCCGGTTTGCGGCGTGGCGGCGGTTAGCTCGGAGGCGATGATCAGGCCAACGATGGCTGAGGCGAAACCACAGAGCACATAGACCCGGGTTTCCACCTTTTTCACCGGGACGCCGGAAAGCTCGGCGGCCCGGGGGTTGCCACCCACGGCGTAGACCCAGCGCCCAAACGGCGTCAGGGACAGTAATGCGTAGGCGGCGATGGCGACGGCCACCATGATCCAGACCCCCATTGGGATGCGCAGGATAGAACCCAGGCCGATCTGCGAAAAACCAGTGTTGCCCAGATCTGGCGAACCTTGCAGGCGGGGGAAGGTTTTGCCGTCGGTAATCAACATGGCTGCGCCCCGGGCGATATACATCATGCCCAAGGTGGCCACAAAAGGTGCAACTTTGAACCTTGTTACCATCACGCCGTTTACGAGGCCGCAGAGTGTGCCAACTGCCAACGAGATGACAACGACCACCCAAACCGCCGGGTAGGCCGTGGTGTTACCCCACGGCAGCGAGATACCTTGCAAGCACCAGCCGGCCACCATGCCGGATAGACCAACAATTGAGCCGACTGAGAGGTCAATCCCGCCGGTCAAGATGACCAGCAACATACCTAAAGCGATGATGGCGTTAATTGCGACATGCCTGGTCATGACGATCAGGTTGTCGGGTGTCAGGTAGTTCTTCGACATTGTCGTGAACAGCACAATGATGAGGACCAGCGCGATCAGGGAACGACCCTCGATCATTAGTGATCCGAGGTCAATCCTCTTTCGCCCTTTGGCCGTCACTGTTTCGCTCATTTGCGTTCCTCACCGTCCCCAACAGCATCAAGGACTGCTACGTTCTCGCCGGCCGCCGCCATGACGGCCTCGCGGGTGGCTGTTCGACCGTCGAACTCGCGCACAATCCGGCCACGCGACATCACGATGATCCGGTGCGAGTAGGTCAGGGCCTCGCTGATTTCACTGGTCACATAAAGCACGCCAACGCCTTTTTTGGCTTGGCCAACTAAGAGCTGAAAGATCTCGGCCTTGGCGGCTACGTCGATGCCTCGGGTTGGCTCGTCGAGGATGATGACGGTCGGATCGGTCAACAAGACTTTCGAGACCACCACTTTTTGCTGGTTGCCGCCAGATAGCGAACCGATCAGTTCCTTGGGGGATTCCATTTTGACTTGAGTCACGGACTTGCCCCGGGCGATCGATTGGGCCTCTTGGGACCGGCGCAGCAGCCCCCACCGAGTGAAGGCTCTGATCGAAGCCAGCACCATATTGCGGCCAATTGACAAAATCGGTATCAGTCCGTCGCGCTGCCGGTCCTCCGGCACCAGGCACAGCCCCCGGGAAATCCTCTCGCCAATCGAAACTTTGGCCAGGTCTTCACCCCTCAGCCGCACCCGGCCTGAGTCAATCGCCATGCGGCCGGCCACCGCTTCCATCATTTCGGTGCGCCCGGCCCCCATCAGGCCGTAGACGCAGACCAGCTCACCGGCATGGACCTTGATCGAGACATTGTCAACCACGTTGCGCCCGGCCGTCAGCGGATCGGCCACTACCAGGTTCTCGATCGAGAGAAGTTCGTCACCGTGCTCGATTTTTGGTGCCAAACGCCTAGAGTCATCGACCGCCCGGCCCACCATTTTTTCGATCACCCAGGTTAGGTCGATGTCCTCGGCCGGAGCTTGGGCCACCAGTTCGCCGTCGCGGAAAATGACGGTGTAGTCGCTGACGTGCAGGGCCTCTTCTAGGTGGTGCGAGATGTAAATGACGGCCACGCCTTCACGGGTTAGCTCGTCAATCACCCGGAAAAGCACCTCGACCTCTGGCGCTGACAGGGCCGAGGTTGGCTCGTCCATGATCAGCACCTGGGCGTCTGAAAGCAAGGCGCTGGCGATCTCGACGATTTGTTGTTGCCCCAACCGCAGTTCGCCCACCAAGGTGGATGGGTCGATGTTCTCCTCCAGGCGGGCCAGCAGTTCACGGACAATCCGGCTTTCGCGGTCCTTGTCGACCACGCCAGCCTTGGTCCGCAGCTCGCGGCCCAGGAAAACGTTGTCACGCACCGTCATGTTCTGGGCCAGGTTGAGTTCCTGGTGGATCATGGCAATGCCGGCGTCTTCGGCTTCAGTGGTCGAGGCGAAATCGACCTCTTCACCCCGCAGCGTCAAAGTGCCAGCCGTGCGTGGCTCCACCCCAAACAAGATTTTCATCAAAGTTGACTTGCCGGCGCCATTCTCACCAAAAAGGGTTGTGACCTTACCCCGGCGGGCGTCAAAATCAACCCCTTTCAGCGCGCGGATACCGCCGTACTCTTTGGTGATGCCACGCGCCGAAAGGACAATCTCGTCCTGCAGCGTCGTCATCCTTGGACCACCTTGATTTCCAGTGGCACTACCATCCAGACCGTCTCCCACTTATCAGCGCTGAAAGCCCCGGTCACTTCGACGGTTTTGCCGACCAAATCCGCTGCCTTCGACTCCTGGAGAACCGACTCCCGCACTTTCTGGTTGAAGGCTTGGGCCACTTGCTGGAATTCAGTTTGGTTGATAAACATGCCAAAGCTGATCTGGCCGGTGACATCACGCAGCGCCGTGCCAATAATGGGCGGCCCCATCTGTACCAGGACACTCAAAGTGTCTGGCAGACCATCCACCGTCACTGGCATCTGCCCATTGACCTCGTTGGCCTCGCCGGCGACGCCTTGGAAGGTCACCGGAAAGCCCCAAGCCGAGGTGCCGTCCCGCCCGCCGTGGGCGGCGCCGGCCTCGTCAAGGTCGGTCTCTAGCTGTGCGTAGAGTTCGGTCGCGGGCACCGCCCGGGTCAGCACAGCCGGCACAATATCCGATTCGAAGTTCTCGTTGGCGTACTCTTCGGCACTGAATTGGTGCCCAGCGTAGGCCTCAGAATCGGTCGAAGAGATGAACTTCGTATTCAGCAGCATCCCTGCCACCAAGACCGCTACGACGCCAACGGTTATCGCCCGCTTGACCCAGCGGCGCGATGCGCCCTTCCGTGTTGGCATGGCTACTTCCTTACTTCAAGTCAGCTAGGAGACAAACACCTTGGACTCGGTGTCATTGGGGCGGATCTGCAGCTTCCGGCCCTGACCAGACCTGAACATGTCCAGAGCCTTTGAATAGTCCTCCAGCGTGAAGGAGTTCGAGATCATAGGCCCGGGGTTGAGGGCGCCGGCCTCGAACATGTCGACCGCCCGGCCAAAGCTGTTGTGCACAGCCATTGAGCCGTTGATGGTGACTTCACCGCGATAAATACGGAAGGGCGAATAATCGGCGAAGGCTTCAGCCGGGGCCACGCCGAAGTTCTGGAAGGTGCCACCGGCCTTGACCCGCTTGAGCCCGTCTTCAATGGCTGCGATTGTGCCGGTGCAATCGATGACAATGTCCCAACCTGTCGCCGGGGCGTCATCGGCGCTTTCAAACGCCAGGTCAAAGCCCAGTTCACGGGCGGTCTTGAGCCGCTCGGGGTTGGTGTCGACAATCGTCACGCTGACCGCGCCGGCCCTCGGTGCAAGTTGGGCCATGATCAGGCCCATAGTGCCCGAGCCGTAAATCAAGTAGTGCTGGCCCATTCGCCTGGGCAACAGGTCGTAACCGCGAATGGCGCAGCCCAGGGGTTCTATCAAGGCGGCCTGGAACAAGTCGGTTTCCGGCTTGAGCTTGTAGGCGTTGGTGGCCGGTGCGGCAAACAGTTCCTGGCAGGCGCCATCAGAGGCGACCACACCAAGTCCATTCCAGGCGCTGCAAAGGTTGGCCTGGCCGTTGAGGCAGTATTCGCATTCTCCGCAGGTGGTTGAGGGATTGACGGCCACATGGTCACCGGGAGCCAGCCCCTTGACCGCTTCGCCAACCTTGACCACCTCGCCGGTGGCCTCGTGGCCGGGCACCAAAGGATAAATCGTGCCCTCAAACTCGCCATCAAATACGTGGATGTCGGTACCGCACATCCCCACAGCCGCGGCCTTGACTAGGACGTCCTTTGGGCCGATCTCCGGCTCTGGCCGCTCGACCAGGGCTAGCTTGCCTACTGCCTCGAATACAACTGTCCGCATTCCTGCTTCCCCCCAACTCCGATGGTCGGTGGCTTATTGCCACTGACGGTTTTGCGCAACTCTGCGCTTGCTTCGATGTCTATGTCGCAGCCCAAGCCCGGTGCCGGTCCAGGTAGCCGCTCCATCGCCGCCACGGCCCAAGCCCGCCCTGAGGCTGTTATTTGTTATCAAGCGAGACTACTGGCGTTATGACAACACAACATGGGACCAAATATCTAACATATCCCCGATCTAACATGGGATTTCTGCCGACAGGGCTGGATTTGGGCTTTCGCCGGGTGTCCGATGGCGGTGCATTCCTCCAGGTCACAGGGCCGGTTGCGTCGGTTCCCCAGCCGGCGGAGTTACCCCCTGAACAGCCCAAATGTTGAGGCCATCATTTCTCGCGAAACACTTGCGTCTTGGACTGGACTGTGCTGGAGGTCACTATTCTTGCCTTCAAGACTTCAAACATGCAGCTAGTGTCCGCCTGCTTGCTGGATGCGTAAAAGTCCTGGTGGCGGCGGAAATGGTGACTATGTTTGGTCGAGCTGTGGCCAGTTGTTGGATCGGATAGGCCAGCCCGCCCAGGGCTCTACCCGTCGTTAGCCGCAGAGGGCCAAACTTACCGTCTAGACGTCAAGTGATGCACAATCGCTACAACATTCCGACTATTTGTGTTAGATAACAATGTTATAACAACCCCGTTATCTCTCACTACTCCTGTGATGTCGCTGCCCAGAGGGGCTAGAGCGGCATCATGCAGCCCGAATTTAGGCCTCACTGCCGCCTTTTTGGGGCCACTTATGACAACTTTTGTGTAACATCTACCGGCTTTGCCCAAGCCCGGCCCCGCCAAAGGTCTACCTTGGCTAGCTTCCTAGGGTCGTGTGCCCGGACCAATTGGCCAACGCGGCTTGGGCCAGGCCAAGACGGCTAGTCAGTCGAGTGGGGCTGGGCCTAGTTCGTCGATGAGCTGCTGCATTCGCGCGTAGGCCTTGTTTCGATAGGCAATTAGCGCCGGGGTGCGATCTGCCGGCACGTTGAGGAAGCCGGCACCGGCCTTGGTCCCGAGCTTGCCTTTGGCCACCAGGTTGCTCAAGATGTTTGGCGCGACAAAACGATCAGGGAAGGTCGCGCCTAGGTTTTCGTAGCAGAACTGGTAGACATCCAGGCCGGCCATGTCGGCAATGGCAAAGGGGCCAAAGAATGGCAGCCGGAAGCCAAAGGTGGTCCGGGCGATAGTGTCGATGTCCTCGACGGTGGCGATACCCTCCTCGGCCAGCCTGCAGGCTTCGGTGAACAAGGCGTATTGCAGGCGGTTGAGCACAAAACCGGTTTGATCCTTGAGCCGGGCGCTCTGTTTTCCGGTGGCAGCGACCACGGCCTCAGCTACGGCAATGGTTGATGGGGCCGTACCAGGGTGCGGAATCAGCTCAACGCCGGGGATAAAGGGGGCCGGGTTGGAGAAATGCACCCCGAGGAAACGTCCCGGATTCGTCACGGCCTGGGCCAGCTTGGTGATCGAGATAGTGGAGGTGTTCGATCCGATAACTGCGTCAGGGCGAGCCGCCGCGCAAATGGCCCGCAGGGTTTCGTGCTTTGGCTCGATGACCTCATAGATAGCCTCTTCGATGAAGTCCGCTGTGGCAACGGCTTCTTCGATGGAGGCAGCAATCGACAGGTGTGCGCCAAGCTTGTCCTTTGACCCGTCTGGGAACAACCCGGCGGCCTCGAAGTCACCGCATTCGGTGATCAACCGGTCATAGTTGGCCCGAGTTGTCTCTTCGTTGACGTCGGCGATGACAACATCCATCCCGGCCAACGCCACAACTTGGGCAATTCCGCCACCCATATAGCCCGATCCAATTATGGCGACCCGGCGAACGGGAGTGGTGGTTGTGCTCACGTGACTGTCTCCTTGTACTTGCTCGGTGATGACGCTGACCGCGGCAGCAAGATTAGTTGGTCAGTTAGTCGGTGTTGACCGGTGGCGCTATTCCCCTCATTTGGGGGGACATGGTTAGCCCTCGGCCCTGGTCAGGTCTTGGCGGCTCTGGGCGACTTGGCTCGCGCCCATCGAGTAGCCGGCTCGCTTAGGCAGAGCGTGGCGGCGGAGGTAGGCCTGGTTGGTGGCGCAGACAGAGAGCCCATCCCCGCCATAGTGTTCGGTGCAGATAATGCCTTGGAAACCGGCTGCCACAGCCTCGCTCACAATGGCCCGATAGTTGATGACACCTGTCTCCAAGGTCGCAGGCATGGCCACATATTGGTTTCGAGCGATGTTTTCGTCTCGCATGTAGTTCTTGATATGCCAATAGTTGGTGTAGGGCAGCACCGTTCGGTAGGTTTCACGCCAATCGTCGATCGGCCGGTGCAGCCGGACCAAGTTACCGACATCCGGGTTGATGCCGACGTTGGGCAGGGCAATGTCCTGCAACAGGCGCACGGCTGAGTCGCCTGTACCTAGGTAGGTGTCTTCGTACATCTCCAAGGAGACCAGCAAACCTATGTCCAGGGCGTGTTGGCCCAGCTCGCGCAGGCGCCGCACCGCCAGATCCCACATTTCCGGGTCATCAGGATCCTTGTAGCCTTCAACCGTCCAGAACCAGAGCTGCTTTTGCTGCTCAGGACTAAGGGCTTGGTGCAGCCCGAATGAGACGACCTCGACACCCAGTTGAGCGGCGGCCTCGAGAGTGCGGTGGCTGTAGGCCAGGTTCGCCTCACCTAGGCGCTGATCAATCACGCTTTGCCGGATGACGGAAATGGCCGGCAACTCGATCCCAGCCTCACGCCCCGCCTCAAGCAGCTCGTCCAGGCGACTCGAGCTGAGATCCCCTGGGCGGATCCAACTGTCGGTCAGGTCCGCCATGGTGAAGCCCGCGTCCGCCACCTCTTTGAAGGCATCTACCCACTCTTCGATACCAGCGTCCTGCACCTTGGTGCCATCAGCTTTGGCGCCTGGGAACGGCAGCATTGCAGCCACAATGGGCCAGTTGGCAGCGGTGTGCGGCATCTCAAACCCCTCGAAGAGCGAAGAATAATATAGGATATACTAGCAGCCCAGTTGGGGCACCGGACCACCGTTGGTCCCAGGTGGGGACGAGATCAGCCCAGCGCCAGACTCTCGGAGACAGCCCGTGATTTGACACCCACAAGATGCTCACGCATGGCGTCTCGGGCCAGACCCGCGTCGGAAGCGGCGAAGGCGTCACGAACCTTTTGATGCTCGTGGATCGCAAGTTCTGCGTCAGTTACGCCAAGACCGGCGAACAGCCTAAAGCGGTGCAGGTGGCCGCCCAAGGCGGTGTAGGCCGAAAGCAAAAAGCGGTTCTTGGCGGCTTGGGCGATCAACATGTGGAAGTGCTCGTCGGCCTGCCAATAGGAGCGGAATTCAGAAAACGTCCGGCCACGCGGAGCGTTCTCAAAGTCGGATATTGACTGGTCAAGATCTGCCACCAGCTCGTCTTCAACCCGCTTACAGGCCAAGTAGGCATTGACCGGTTCGAGCACAAGCCTGGCATCCATAAGCTCGACCAACTCCTCGGTGGTGAGCATCGGGGCGACCCAGTAGCCCTTCAGTGGAGTGCGCATGACCAGGCCCGTTACCTCTAACCGAGCCAGGGCTTCGCGGATGGGGGACTGCGATACCTCCATCTCGGCCGCGAGCGCATCGATGTTGAGGGACGAGCCAGCAGATAGTTCCCCGTCAACCAGCAGGGCGAGCAGGTGGTCGTAGACGACGTCCGCCAGAACTCGCCTCGGGGCGATTTTCCGATTGTTCGGCCGACCGCGCATGCCAATTGGTCGAGCGTCCATTCTCTCAGCCTACAGTTGGTAGTTCGCTGGACTGGGAAGACATTCTTGACTCCAGCCGCCAACCGGTCTCGAAGACCGAGGGGTTAAGCACATGAGCCGGGCGGCGGCCGTTGGCGGCGTCGACGATGGCGCCGATGACGCTGGCCGAGACCGCCTCGGTGAAATCATCTGTCCAAGCCAGGCAGTGGGGTGACCACAGAACCTGATCGGAAGTTAGCAGGGGCTCGCCCGGTGCGGGCGGTTCAGGGTCAAAGACATCCAGTCCGGCGCCAGCGATGCGCCGAGACATCACAGCTTGGCGCAGTGCTGTTGAATCGACTACTTCGCCGCGGGCAATGTTAATCAAGAAGGCCGATGCCTTCATCTTGTCGATGAACGGCCCGTCGATGAGATGTCTTGTTTCATCTGTCAGCGATGCGCAGACAACCACGAAATCGGCTTGGGCAGCCAGTTGGGACAGCGGCAATACGGGCACGCCGTTGGCCTCGGCCCGCCGGCAGGCACTCGCAGAGGGCTCGCTAGCCACAACCGACAGCCCCAAACCCTTCCCCAAGTTCGCCACATCCTGGCCAATCCCGCCATAGCCAATTACCCCCAGGACTCGGCCACTGAGGCCAAGACCTCGGTGAGAGCCTCGGGCAGCCGTCCAATCGCCCAAAACCACTGCCCGGTGGTTGGGCATCAGCTGGTGGGCCAAGGCGAGGATATAGGTGATGGCGACCATCGCCATCGGACGGCGCACGGCGATCGGCGTGTTGGTGACGGCCACGCCCTCACGCGCCAAACCGTCCAGGTCAATGCCGTCGTAGCCCGCCCCAAACCTGGCAATAAGCCCTAGCTGCGGGGAGGCCAAGGCCAGCGCTCGGTCGGCCTTGAGGTGTGCAAAGGCCAAGACGGCGTCGAGCCCGCGGATTGCCTCCGGGGTGACCCGGTCAACCATTTCAGGCAGGATGCGCCAAGCGATGCCAGCCGCATCGAGTCGCTCTAAAGCCAGGTCCCCGAAAATACTGTTGCCGTCCGCGCCAAAGCCGTCGGCAGTCAGGCCGACCTCGAAGCGACGCGGAAGTGCCATCACCGGGTTCCGGGCACTTCCGGGAACCAGCCGAAGCGTTTCTCCCAAGTCCTGGCCGTCGACAGCAAAACCGCTTCAGACAGCCGCGCCCCAACCAGCATTGCGCCGCAGGGCAGACCCATGGCTTGGCCAACCGGGATCGACAGCGCAGGATGGCCGGTCAGGTTGTGGGCGGGAGTATCCGAACCCAGTGTTGAGGCCATAGTGAAGCTGCGTAATTGCTGGTCAAACAGGCTCGCCTGAGGTGACAGCAGCATTGGGATCCCAGGGGTGGTCGGCATCACCACCGCGTCAACGGATTCCAGAGCTGTGTCGTATTGCCCCCGCAAGGTGGTGGCAACGTTTTGCGCGGTTGAGTAGACCGTGCCCAGCTCTTCGACCCGAAGGTACTCTCCGGCTATGGCGGCGGCCTTGTAGGCCGGTGGCAGCTCGGCACCCCGGGCCAACATACCTTCACCAAAGGCGCGTCGCGTTGCCGGCGAATGGCTTCCTGACCAGTGGTAGGCCTGACCATGTCCCATCACCGTGGCGGCGATTCCTTCGAGCATGATGGCGAACATGATTGGACCGGCCACGGCGTGGCTGGGAATTGAGACGTCAACCACTTCGGCCCCCAGCGCCACCAAGCGATCACGGAAAACGGCGAAGCTTTCCAGCACCGCTTGGCGCTCCGGGTTGCCGTCATTTAGCTGAGCCTCTGCCAGCACGCCCAGGCGCAGGCCTTCGAGCCTGTCCGGCGCGTTGTCGACGGCTTCGACATAGCCACCGATTTCCTCTTCGGCTATGGCCGCCTGTCGCGGGTCACCAGCGGTCCAGCCGGCCACCGCCTCTAGGGCCAGCGCCACCTCCCGGACCGTGCGCGCCATCGGGCCGACATGATCGATCGTTGGGTCGTGAGACAAAATGCCGGTGTAGGGCACCAGCCCGTGGCTGGGTTTGAGCCCAATCACCCCGCACCAGCCGGCCGGAGTCCTAATCGATCCACCCTGATCGGTGCCAAAGGCGATATCAATGCCGTCGTAGTACAGTGCCGCCGCCGAGCCGCCGGACGAACCTGAGGTGGAGCGGGAGGGATCGACCGGGTTATGGGTTGCCCCGTAGATCCCCGATTCACCACCAGACCCAAAAGCCATACCTTCCATGTTGGTGAAGGCGACCACGCGTCCACCGGCACGCAGAATCCGTTCGGCCACTATGGAGTCATGTTCCGGTACAAAGTCAATCAGGTGTCCGCTGGCGGCGGTCAAGGGTAGTCCGGCCACAGCAATGACATCCTTCAGCGCGACGCGTTTGCCGGCCAGCAGCTTAGAGGTGACTTCGTTCGGGTCGGCCAAGACCTCAACCCAACGCACTATGGCGTTGTATGGGTCTTCGGCTTTGTCTGGCGGAGAGACAACCCGGCGGGTCGCCGCCAGGCGAGTCTCGGTCTTCGGAAGGGCCTCGGCCAGCTTCATGAACTCGCCGGCCTGTTCGATCATCCACCTCGACAGGCCAACCACAGCCTCGGCCTCATCACCGGTGATACTAGTGACCAGCCGGGCTGCGGCTGCCTCTAGCTTTGTCAGTTCAATCTCAGTCATGGCCCGCCCTTCCCAGCTGTCTCGGCGTCTCCGCCATCGGCCCCTTCTGTGTCGCTCCAGGCCAACCGGCGAAGATCGCCCGGACCGATGGTCTCCGGCGCAAATGTTGTGCCATCGCAGCGCCCGCGAGTAAACACGCAAATCGAGTCAGCCAGCCCTAAAAGCTCCTCTTCCTCGCTTGACGCCACCACAACGGCCGCGTTTTGCGTCTCCGCCAGCATCCGCACAATCCGGTGGAGCTCCGCCTTGGCGCCGATGTCGAC is a genomic window of Micrococcales bacterium containing:
- a CDS encoding amidase family protein, whose protein sequence is MTEIELTKLEAAAARLVTSITGDEAEAVVGLSRWMIEQAGEFMKLAEALPKTETRLAATRRVVSPPDKAEDPYNAIVRWVEVLADPNEVTSKLLAGKRVALKDVIAVAGLPLTAASGHLIDFVPEHDSIVAERILRAGGRVVAFTNMEGMAFGSGGESGIYGATHNPVDPSRSTSGSSGGSAAALYYDGIDIAFGTDQGGSIRTPAGWCGVIGLKPSHGLVPYTGILSHDPTIDHVGPMARTVREVALALEAVAGWTAGDPRQAAIAEEEIGGYVEAVDNAPDRLEGLRLGVLAEAQLNDGNPERQAVLESFAVFRDRLVALGAEVVDVSIPSHAVAGPIMFAIMLEGIAATVMGHGQAYHWSGSHSPATRRAFGEGMLARGAELPPAYKAAAIAGEYLRVEELGTVYSTAQNVATTLRGQYDTALESVDAVVMPTTPGIPMLLSPQASLFDQQLRSFTMASTLGSDTPAHNLTGHPALSIPVGQAMGLPCGAMLVGARLSEAVLLSTARTWEKRFGWFPEVPGTR
- a CDS encoding NAD(P)-binding domain-containing protein; translated protein: MALPRRFEVGLTADGFGADGNSIFGDLALERLDAAGIAWRILPEMVDRVTPEAIRGLDAVLAFAHLKADRALALASPQLGLIARFGAGYDGIDLDGLAREGVAVTNTPIAVRRPMAMVAITYILALAHQLMPNHRAVVLGDWTAARGSHRGLGLSGRVLGVIGYGGIGQDVANLGKGLGLSVVASEPSASACRRAEANGVPVLPLSQLAAQADFVVVCASLTDETRHLIDGPFIDKMKASAFLINIARGEVVDSTALRQAVMSRRIAGAGLDVFDPEPPAPGEPLLTSDQVLWSPHCLAWTDDFTEAVSASVIGAIVDAANGRRPAHVLNPSVFETGWRLESRMSSQSSELPTVG
- a CDS encoding GntR family transcriptional regulator; the protein is MDARPIGMRGRPNNRKIAPRRVLADVVYDHLLALLVDGELSAGSSLNIDALAAEMEVSQSPIREALARLEVTGLVMRTPLKGYWVAPMLTTEELVELMDARLVLEPVNAYLACKRVEDELVADLDQSISDFENAPRGRTFSEFRSYWQADEHFHMLIAQAAKNRFLLSAYTALGGHLHRFRLFAGLGVTDAELAIHEHQKVRDAFAASDAGLARDAMREHLVGVKSRAVSESLALG
- a CDS encoding sugar phosphate isomerase/epimerase produces the protein MPHTAANWPIVAAMLPFPGAKADGTKVQDAGIEEWVDAFKEVADAGFTMADLTDSWIRPGDLSSSRLDELLEAGREAGIELPAISVIRQSVIDQRLGEANLAYSHRTLEAAAQLGVEVVSFGLHQALSPEQQKQLWFWTVEGYKDPDDPEMWDLAVRRLRELGQHALDIGLLVSLEMYEDTYLGTGDSAVRLLQDIALPNVGINPDVGNLVRLHRPIDDWRETYRTVLPYTNYWHIKNYMRDENIARNQYVAMPATLETGVINYRAIVSEAVAAGFQGIICTEHYGGDGLSVCATNQAYLRRHALPKRAGYSMGASQVAQSRQDLTRAEG